A DNA window from Actinomadura luzonensis contains the following coding sequences:
- a CDS encoding MMPL family transporter: MNPRPVRRLVPALLVLVWLAVGGGLGPFAGKLGEVATNDQAAFLPRSAESTRVLEVQERFRQGEAQPVIVVWTAGGRTVTDAQRAAATEALAALRGTPHVTGTPSPALPSDDKLALRGVVQLDPGLPGDELGDALDRVGAAVAVDGLRAQLAGPAATRADLAGAFAGIDGLLLAVALAAVLVILLAVYRSVLLPLVIILGAVFALGLACAVVYVLAGHDVVRVDGQVQGILFILVIGAATDYALLLTARFREELAAGRDRFAAGRVALRRSVEPILASAATVALGLLALLLSGLTNNRALGPVGAVGIACAALSALTFLPAVLVLLGRAALWPAKPKATGAGPAGAGAAGAGAAGTGTAVTGTAGTDAAGTGAGGAAVGVWGRVAGWVDRRPRRLWALTVLPLAALALFAPSLDARGVPLEETFVGGAPSVAAQETLGRHFPGGSGQPAVIVAPAERADAVAAAARRVEGVADAAPVSASGRPGDAPKVVDGRVLVEATLRDAPDGDAAQDTVARLRAAFDAGQGTLVGGYSAQRYDTTRTARHDTLLIVPVVLAIILLILVVLLRSLAMPVLLVATVALNFLATLGVSTLVFEHVLGFTGSDASVPLYGFVFLVALGVDYNIFLMSRVREETARHGAREGMLRGLVTTGGVITSAGVVLAATFAALVVIPLAFLVQIAFIVALGVLLDTLVVRSLLVPALVRDLGGRAWWPSRLGREAAAGRERPEKVAALARPGEKRRPGGD; encoded by the coding sequence GTGAACCCGCGACCGGTCCGCCGGCTCGTCCCCGCGCTGCTCGTCCTGGTCTGGCTCGCCGTGGGCGGCGGTCTCGGGCCCTTCGCGGGCAAGCTCGGCGAGGTGGCCACCAACGACCAGGCGGCGTTCCTGCCCCGGAGCGCCGAGTCGACACGCGTGCTGGAGGTCCAGGAGCGGTTCCGGCAGGGCGAGGCCCAACCGGTGATCGTCGTCTGGACGGCGGGCGGCAGGACCGTCACGGACGCGCAGCGCGCCGCCGCCACCGAGGCCCTGGCCGCGCTGCGCGGCACGCCGCACGTCACCGGCACGCCCTCCCCCGCCCTGCCCTCCGACGACAAGCTGGCGCTGCGGGGCGTCGTCCAGCTCGACCCCGGCCTGCCGGGCGACGAGCTCGGCGACGCCCTCGACCGCGTCGGCGCGGCGGTCGCCGTGGACGGGCTGCGGGCGCAGCTCGCCGGGCCCGCCGCCACCCGGGCCGACCTCGCCGGGGCCTTCGCCGGCATCGACGGGCTGCTGCTCGCGGTGGCGCTCGCGGCGGTGCTGGTGATCCTGCTCGCGGTGTACCGGAGCGTGCTGCTGCCGCTGGTGATCATCCTCGGCGCGGTGTTCGCGCTCGGGCTGGCCTGCGCCGTGGTGTACGTCCTGGCCGGCCACGACGTCGTCCGGGTGGACGGGCAGGTGCAGGGCATCCTGTTCATCCTGGTGATCGGCGCGGCCACGGACTACGCGCTGCTGCTGACCGCCCGCTTCCGCGAGGAGCTGGCGGCGGGCCGCGACCGCTTCGCCGCGGGCCGGGTGGCGCTGCGGCGCTCGGTCGAGCCGATCCTGGCCAGCGCCGCCACCGTCGCCCTGGGGCTGCTGGCGCTGCTGCTCAGCGGCCTGACCAACAACCGGGCGCTCGGGCCGGTGGGGGCGGTCGGCATCGCGTGCGCCGCGCTGAGCGCGCTGACGTTCCTGCCCGCGGTGCTCGTCCTGCTGGGACGCGCCGCGCTCTGGCCCGCCAAGCCCAAGGCGACCGGCGCGGGCCCGGCCGGCGCGGGTGCGGCCGGCGCGGGTGCGGCGGGAACAGGCACGGCGGTGACGGGCACGGCGGGAACGGATGCGGCGGGAACGGGTGCGGGTGGCGCGGCGGTCGGGGTGTGGGGGCGGGTGGCCGGGTGGGTGGACCGGCGGCCGCGCCGCCTGTGGGCGCTCACCGTGCTGCCCCTGGCCGCGCTCGCCCTGTTCGCGCCCAGCCTCGACGCGCGTGGCGTGCCGCTGGAGGAGACGTTCGTGGGCGGCGCGCCGTCGGTGGCCGCCCAGGAGACGCTGGGCCGGCACTTCCCCGGCGGGTCCGGGCAGCCGGCCGTCATCGTCGCCCCGGCGGAGCGGGCCGATGCCGTGGCCGCGGCGGCCCGCCGCGTCGAGGGCGTCGCGGACGCCGCGCCGGTGAGCGCGAGCGGCAGGCCGGGCGACGCCCCGAAGGTGGTGGACGGCCGGGTGCTCGTCGAGGCCACGCTGCGCGACGCCCCGGACGGGGACGCCGCGCAGGACACGGTCGCCCGGCTGCGGGCCGCGTTCGACGCCGGGCAGGGCACGCTGGTCGGCGGCTACAGCGCCCAGCGCTACGACACGACGCGGACCGCCAGGCACGACACGCTGCTCATCGTCCCGGTGGTGCTGGCGATCATCCTGCTCATCCTGGTCGTGCTGCTGCGCTCCCTGGCGATGCCGGTGCTCCTGGTGGCCACGGTGGCGCTGAACTTCCTGGCCACGCTCGGCGTCTCGACGCTGGTCTTCGAGCACGTGCTCGGCTTCACCGGCAGCGACGCGTCGGTCCCCCTGTACGGCTTCGTCTTCCTGGTGGCGCTGGGCGTGGACTACAACATCTTCCTGATGTCGCGGGTCCGCGAGGAGACCGCGCGCCACGGGGCCAGGGAGGGGATGCTGCGCGGCCTGGTCACCACCGGCGGCGTGATCACCTCGGCCGGGGTGGTGCTGGCCGCCACCTTCGCCGCGCTGGTGGTGATCCCGCTGGCCTTCCTCGTGCAGATCGCCTTCATCGTCGCGCTCGGGGTGCTGCTCGACACCCTGGTGGTGCGGTCGCTGCTGGTCCCGGCGCTGGTGCGGGACCTCGGCGGGCGCGCCTGGTGGCCGAGCCGGCTCGGCCGCGAGGCCGCCGCCGGCCGGGAGCGGCCGGAGAAGGTCGCCGCGCTGGCCCGGCCCGGCGAGAAGCGCCGGCCCGGCGGTGACTAG
- a CDS encoding ABC transporter ATP-binding protein has protein sequence MLLEVDGLVKHFPITTGAIVKRTVGQVRAVDGVTLALTAGETLGLVGETGCGKSTLARCVAGLYPVTAGTVRFDGQDITNLPRRRMRPYRRDIQVIFQDPYGSLNPRRRVGSIIADPLVIHGVMSGDELRRTVQELMERVGLNPEHYNRFPAEFSGGQRQRIGVARALALRPRLIICDEPVSALDVSIQAQILNLLTDLQDDFGLTYLFIAHDLSVVRHISDRIAVMYLGKIVELAGAEELHESPRHPYTAALLSATAVADPDEAERRRRVILTGDVPSPIDPPSGCRFHPRCPKAQEVCAREEPPLERKGHLVACHFPVTAGEDLTAGRPA, from the coding sequence ATGCTGCTCGAAGTGGACGGCCTGGTCAAGCACTTCCCGATCACCACCGGCGCGATCGTCAAGCGCACGGTCGGCCAGGTGCGGGCCGTGGACGGCGTCACCCTGGCCCTGACCGCGGGCGAGACGCTGGGCCTGGTCGGCGAGACCGGCTGCGGCAAGTCCACGCTGGCCCGGTGCGTGGCCGGGCTGTACCCGGTCACGGCCGGCACGGTGCGCTTCGACGGCCAGGACATCACGAACCTGCCCCGGCGGCGCATGCGCCCCTACCGCCGCGACATCCAGGTCATCTTCCAGGACCCGTACGGCTCGCTGAACCCGCGCCGCCGGGTCGGCTCGATCATCGCCGACCCGCTCGTCATCCACGGCGTGATGAGCGGCGACGAGCTGCGCCGCACGGTGCAGGAGCTGATGGAGCGGGTCGGGCTCAACCCCGAGCACTACAACCGCTTCCCCGCCGAGTTCTCCGGCGGCCAGCGGCAGCGCATCGGCGTGGCCAGGGCGCTCGCGCTGCGGCCCCGGCTGATCATCTGCGACGAGCCGGTCTCGGCCCTGGACGTCTCCATCCAGGCGCAGATCCTCAACCTGCTGACGGACCTCCAGGACGACTTCGGGCTGACGTACCTGTTCATCGCGCACGACCTGTCGGTGGTGCGGCACATCAGCGACCGCATCGCCGTCATGTACCTGGGCAAGATCGTCGAGCTGGCGGGGGCGGAGGAGCTGCACGAGTCGCCGCGGCACCCGTACACGGCGGCGCTGCTGTCGGCGACCGCCGTCGCCGACCCCGACGAGGCCGAGCGGCGCCGGCGCGTCATCCTCACCGGGGACGTGCCCTCGCCCATCGACCCGCCCTCCGGCTGCCGCTTCCACCCGCGCTGCCCCAAGGCGCAGGAGGTGTGCGCGCGCGAGGAGCCCCCGCTCGAACGCAAGGGACACCTCGTCGCCTGCCACTTCCCCGTCACGGCCGGCGAGGACCTGACCGCTGGGAGGCCCGCATGA
- a CDS encoding SDR family oxidoreductase, with product MTTTLITGANKGLGHETARRLVAAGHTVYAGSRDPERGRRAAGELGARLVLIDVTDDASVAAAVKEIEAGGGLDVLVNNAGIEARGPGNAVAGAGETTAELMREVFETNVFGLVRVTHAFLPLLRRSAAPVVVNVSSGLASLATVSTPGSPAHAYPGVAYPASKAAVNMITVQYAKAFPGMRINAVEPGFTATDLNGHAGTQTVEEGAEIIVRMACLGPDGPTGGYFDAEGPLPW from the coding sequence ATGACGACGACACTCATCACCGGAGCCAACAAGGGGCTCGGCCACGAGACCGCGCGCCGGCTCGTGGCCGCCGGCCACACCGTCTACGCGGGCAGCCGCGACCCGGAGCGCGGCCGGCGGGCCGCCGGCGAGCTGGGCGCCCGCCTCGTCCTCATCGACGTGACCGACGACGCATCCGTGGCCGCCGCGGTCAAGGAGATCGAGGCGGGCGGCGGCCTCGACGTGCTGGTCAACAACGCCGGCATCGAGGCGCGCGGGCCCGGCAACGCGGTGGCCGGCGCCGGGGAGACGACCGCGGAGCTGATGCGGGAGGTGTTCGAGACCAACGTCTTCGGGCTGGTCCGGGTCACCCACGCGTTCCTGCCGCTGCTGCGGCGCTCGGCCGCGCCGGTCGTGGTGAACGTCAGCAGCGGGCTGGCCTCGCTGGCCACGGTCTCCACGCCCGGCTCGCCCGCCCACGCCTATCCGGGAGTGGCCTACCCGGCGTCGAAGGCGGCGGTCAACATGATCACCGTGCAGTACGCCAAGGCGTTCCCCGGGATGCGGATCAACGCGGTCGAGCCGGGCTTCACCGCGACCGACCTCAACGGCCACGCCGGCACGCAGACCGTGGAGGAGGGAGCCGAGATCATCGTCAGGATGGCGTGCCTCGGCCCCGACGGCCCGACCGGCGGCTACTTCGACGCCGAGGGCCCTCTTCCCTGGTGA
- a CDS encoding ABC transporter substrate-binding protein, whose translation MASLRHLSMIVAAAATLIATTVSCATETGSKGSAPPSSTQGAGKPVTGGTLRLVGSGDVDHLDPTSAYYTVTNGIIRGYARQLFALRGVPAGTDTTKGFDLVADVAAELPTAENGGLSADKLTYTIKLRDGVQWDTQPPRQVTAGDFVRGFKRLCNPVAGAGAPGYYTSTIKGMAGYCDAYTAAFKKAKPTAQALAAFQNGHDIAGVQAKDDKTLVFTLNQPAGDFLNILSLNFSSAAPAEYDQYVPDDATFRQHVISDGPYKITSYVATKSIRLERNPAWKQESDPIRHQYVNAVEVKMGVAEPDAVQQQLEAGSADLAWDLPVPTSQIPRLKSGDPNFHIFPGAVTNPYLVFNLQSKNENGAMGKLKVRQAIEYAINKTAIAKIYGGADVAVPLHTAIPPGNIGYQEYNPYPTPNDQGDPAKCKQLLSEAGYPNGLTLIGAFRNAGNHPANFQSYSADLKACGITVKGLPVRQGDYYGAFLQNPSIAKDSKWDISAPGWVPDWYGNNGRATMQPLFQTNCNPGTSNYGCYSNPKVDDLMKQALAETDTAKATALWHQADQAVMADAVIVPFNNQNTPIYHSKRVQNALYLPAFQLYDITNLWLQPNTP comes from the coding sequence ATGGCCAGCTTGCGCCATCTCAGCATGATCGTGGCGGCGGCGGCAACCTTGATCGCCACCACCGTCTCCTGCGCGACGGAAACCGGATCGAAGGGATCCGCGCCCCCGTCCTCCACCCAAGGCGCGGGCAAGCCCGTGACCGGCGGCACGCTGCGGCTCGTCGGCAGCGGCGACGTCGACCATCTGGACCCGACCAGCGCCTACTACACCGTCACCAACGGCATCATCCGCGGCTACGCCCGCCAGCTGTTCGCGCTGCGCGGGGTGCCCGCCGGCACGGACACGACCAAGGGCTTCGACCTGGTCGCCGACGTCGCCGCCGAGCTGCCCACCGCGGAGAACGGCGGGCTGAGCGCCGACAAGCTCACCTACACGATCAAGCTGCGCGACGGCGTGCAGTGGGACACCCAGCCGCCGAGGCAGGTGACCGCGGGCGACTTCGTGCGCGGGTTCAAGCGGCTGTGCAACCCGGTCGCGGGGGCCGGGGCGCCCGGCTACTACACCAGCACGATCAAGGGCATGGCCGGCTACTGCGACGCCTACACCGCCGCGTTCAAGAAGGCCAAGCCCACCGCGCAGGCCCTCGCCGCCTTCCAGAACGGCCACGACATCGCCGGCGTCCAGGCCAAGGACGACAAGACGCTCGTCTTCACCCTCAACCAGCCCGCCGGCGACTTCCTCAACATCCTGTCGCTGAACTTCTCCTCGGCCGCCCCGGCCGAGTACGACCAGTACGTCCCCGACGACGCCACCTTCCGCCAGCACGTGATCTCCGACGGCCCCTACAAGATCACCTCGTACGTGGCCACCAAGTCGATCAGACTGGAGCGCAACCCGGCGTGGAAGCAGGAGTCGGACCCGATCCGGCACCAGTACGTCAACGCCGTCGAGGTCAAGATGGGCGTCGCCGAGCCCGACGCCGTCCAGCAGCAGCTGGAGGCGGGCAGCGCCGACCTGGCCTGGGACCTGCCGGTGCCCACCTCGCAGATCCCGCGCCTGAAGTCCGGCGACCCGAACTTCCACATCTTCCCCGGCGCCGTCACCAACCCGTACCTGGTGTTCAACCTGCAGAGCAAGAACGAGAACGGCGCGATGGGCAAGCTCAAGGTGCGCCAGGCCATCGAGTACGCCATCAACAAGACCGCCATCGCCAAGATCTACGGCGGCGCGGACGTGGCGGTGCCGCTGCACACCGCGATCCCGCCGGGCAACATCGGCTACCAGGAGTACAACCCGTACCCGACGCCGAACGACCAGGGCGACCCGGCCAAGTGCAAGCAGCTGCTGTCCGAGGCGGGCTACCCGAACGGCCTCACCCTGATCGGCGCCTTCCGCAACGCGGGCAACCACCCGGCCAACTTCCAGTCCTACTCGGCCGACCTCAAGGCGTGCGGCATCACGGTCAAGGGCCTGCCGGTCCGCCAGGGCGACTACTACGGCGCGTTCCTGCAGAACCCGTCCATCGCCAAGGACAGCAAGTGGGACATCTCGGCCCCCGGCTGGGTCCCCGACTGGTACGGCAACAACGGCCGCGCCACCATGCAGCCGCTGTTCCAGACCAACTGCAACCCGGGCACCAGCAACTACGGCTGCTACAGCAACCCGAAGGTGGACGACCTGATGAAGCAGGCGCTCGCCGAGACCGACACCGCGAAGGCGACGGCGCTGTGGCACCAGGCCGACCAGGCGGTGATGGCCGACGCCGTGATCGTGCCGTTCAACAACCAGAACACGCCGATCTACCACAGCAAGCGGGTGCAGAACGCCCTGTACCTGCCGGCGTTCCAGCTCTACGACATCACCAACCTCTGGCTCCAGCCGAACACCCCGTGA
- a CDS encoding MarR family winged helix-turn-helix transcriptional regulator — protein MDGGSGEGTRAEDLGLHAFAARLRRMTAEFNRIAHEFASEHGLHTTDVQALVMIFDSPTPLTPSRLREELNLTSGAVTACLDRLERAGHIRRVREAHDRRVVHLHYLDAAKEFAAAFFRPVGRSTANALDRFSQDELRTVAAFLDALNEELGVLRAAPRSSS, from the coding sequence ATGGACGGCGGCAGCGGGGAGGGCACCCGCGCGGAGGATCTCGGCCTGCACGCCTTCGCCGCGCGGCTGCGCCGGATGACCGCCGAGTTCAACCGGATCGCCCACGAGTTCGCGAGCGAGCACGGCCTGCACACCACCGACGTGCAGGCGCTCGTCATGATCTTCGACTCGCCCACGCCGCTCACCCCGAGCCGCCTGCGCGAGGAGCTCAACCTCACCTCCGGCGCGGTCACCGCGTGCCTCGACCGCCTGGAGCGGGCCGGGCACATCCGCCGTGTCCGCGAGGCGCACGACCGCCGCGTGGTCCACCTCCACTACCTCGACGCGGCGAAGGAGTTCGCCGCCGCGTTCTTCCGCCCGGTCGGCCGCAGCACCGCCAACGCGCTCGACCGCTTCAGCCAGGACGAGCTCCGCACGGTCGCCGCCTTCCTCGACGCGCTCAACGAGGAGCTGGGCGTGCTGCGCGCCGCGCCCCGTTCCTCCTCCTGA
- a CDS encoding ABC transporter permease, which translates to MTLTELRPDIVTDRAIAGRSPWQLAWRRIRTDRVALVSGVVVLLLGALALAAPLIAAWNGHDPDVQFRDTGITDEGLPVAPNGAFWFGTDRLGRDLFVRVLYGARVSLLVGVVATGLAALVGVVVGLLAGYYGGVVDTILSRLMDVVLSFPYLIFAIAVVSIAGPSLSATIGVIAFYSWAAIARVVRGQTLSQKEREYVEAARSMGAGDFRIMFVDILPNLLAPVIVLTTLLVPVAIVFESTLSYLGLGITPPTPSWGNLLSEAQGFYRVAWWYLGFPAAALLITTLAFNLLGDGVRDALDPRTERLFSRRGKRRKAAPGEA; encoded by the coding sequence ATGACCCTCACCGAGCTGCGGCCGGACATCGTCACCGACCGCGCCATCGCCGGCCGCAGCCCCTGGCAGCTCGCCTGGCGGCGCATCAGGACCGACCGGGTGGCGCTGGTCTCCGGCGTCGTCGTGCTCCTGCTCGGCGCGCTCGCGCTGGCCGCGCCGCTCATCGCCGCCTGGAACGGCCACGACCCCGACGTGCAGTTCCGCGACACCGGCATCACCGACGAGGGGCTGCCGGTCGCGCCGAACGGCGCGTTCTGGTTCGGCACCGACCGGCTCGGCCGCGACCTGTTCGTCCGGGTCCTGTACGGGGCGCGCGTCTCGCTGCTGGTCGGCGTGGTCGCCACCGGCCTCGCGGCGCTGGTCGGCGTCGTCGTCGGGCTGCTGGCCGGCTACTACGGCGGCGTCGTCGACACGATCCTGTCCCGGCTGATGGACGTGGTGCTGTCGTTCCCGTACCTGATCTTCGCGATCGCGGTGGTGTCCATCGCCGGGCCGTCGCTGAGCGCCACGATCGGGGTGATCGCGTTCTACTCGTGGGCGGCCATCGCCCGCGTGGTGCGCGGGCAGACGTTGTCGCAGAAGGAACGCGAGTACGTCGAGGCCGCCAGGTCCATGGGCGCCGGCGACTTCCGGATCATGTTCGTGGACATCCTGCCGAACCTGCTCGCGCCCGTCATCGTGCTCACCACCCTGCTGGTGCCGGTCGCCATCGTCTTCGAGTCGACGCTGTCGTACCTGGGGCTCGGCATCACCCCGCCCACCCCGTCCTGGGGCAACCTGCTCAGCGAGGCGCAGGGCTTCTACCGGGTCGCCTGGTGGTACCTCGGCTTCCCCGCCGCCGCGCTGCTGATCACCACGCTCGCGTTCAACCTGCTCGGCGACGGCGTCAGGGACGCCCTCGACCCCCGTACCGAGCGCCTGTTCAGCCGGCGCGGCAAGCGCCGCAAGGCCGCCCCCGGGGAGGCGTGA
- a CDS encoding ABC transporter ATP-binding protein — MSLLEVTDLQVSFPTSDGVVQAVRGLSFSIDRGRTLAIVGESGSGKTVSTQAVLGLTPGADISGTALFEGVDLLKLDAEQLRRVRGAEISVVFQDPLTSLHPLYKVGWQIEELIRVHRPEVSKAAARARAVELLGLVGIPRPDRRVDDYPHQFSGGMRQRAMIAMALALNPKLIVADEPTTALDATVQAQILELIARVQAEFDIALILITHDLGVVAGIADEVLVMYAGLVVERADRRTLYYRPHHPYTKGLLESLPGSTGDRGGRLRPIPGSPPSLIAVPAGCAFHPRCAYAMPVCVAERPPLAPVTGGGRGHASACWLPHQAVGLGAEAEALRAKAKEDA; from the coding sequence ATGAGCCTGCTCGAGGTGACGGACCTCCAGGTGTCCTTCCCCACGTCGGACGGCGTGGTGCAGGCCGTCAGGGGGCTGTCGTTCAGCATCGACCGCGGCCGGACGCTGGCCATCGTCGGCGAGTCCGGCAGCGGCAAGACCGTGAGCACCCAGGCCGTCCTCGGCCTCACCCCGGGTGCCGACATATCCGGAACCGCCCTGTTCGAGGGCGTCGACTTGCTCAAGCTCGACGCCGAGCAGCTCCGCCGCGTCCGCGGCGCCGAGATCAGCGTGGTCTTCCAGGACCCGCTGACCAGCCTGCACCCGCTCTACAAGGTCGGCTGGCAGATCGAGGAGCTGATCCGGGTGCACCGGCCGGAGGTCTCCAAGGCCGCGGCCCGGGCCCGCGCGGTGGAGCTGCTCGGCCTGGTCGGCATCCCCCGGCCGGACCGGCGGGTGGACGACTACCCGCACCAGTTCTCCGGCGGGATGCGCCAGCGCGCCATGATCGCCATGGCGCTCGCGCTCAACCCCAAGCTCATCGTGGCCGACGAGCCGACCACCGCGCTCGACGCCACCGTCCAGGCGCAGATCCTCGAGCTCATCGCCCGGGTGCAGGCCGAGTTCGACATCGCGCTCATCCTCATCACCCACGACCTCGGCGTGGTGGCCGGCATCGCCGACGAGGTCCTCGTCATGTACGCGGGCCTCGTCGTGGAGCGCGCCGACCGGCGCACGCTCTACTACCGCCCGCACCACCCCTACACCAAGGGCCTGCTGGAGTCGCTGCCGGGCAGCACCGGCGACCGCGGCGGGCGGCTGCGGCCCATCCCGGGCTCGCCGCCCAGCCTCATCGCGGTCCCGGCCGGCTGCGCCTTCCACCCGCGCTGCGCGTACGCGATGCCGGTCTGCGTGGCCGAGCGCCCGCCGCTGGCCCCGGTCACCGGCGGCGGGCGGGGGCACGCCTCGGCCTGCTGGCTGCCGCATCAGGCGGTCGGGCTCGGCGCGGAGGCGGAGGCGCTGCGGGCGAAGGCGAAGGAGGACGCGTGA
- a CDS encoding amino acid transporter, which yields MTRIETPWGPWEAAPLGEHGDVDVGLLRRDQLAARRLLDGWDVHAAVVPGVLRPWPAGETLPATAHDVWVRERPGGPWRFQLMLDEADGGDWVYRRDPRVRRPLAGLTAGEDGFRRLAPEVQLLYKAMGTRPKDAADVETVLPLLTGEQRRWLAGALATAHPSCPWRARLGR from the coding sequence ATGACGCGCATCGAGACCCCGTGGGGTCCCTGGGAGGCCGCGCCGCTCGGCGAGCACGGCGACGTGGACGTCGGCCTGCTGCGCCGCGACCAGCTCGCCGCCCGCCGCCTCCTGGACGGCTGGGACGTGCACGCGGCCGTCGTGCCGGGCGTCCTGCGCCCGTGGCCGGCGGGGGAGACCCTGCCCGCCACGGCCCACGACGTCTGGGTGCGGGAGCGCCCGGGCGGCCCGTGGCGTTTCCAGCTCATGCTGGACGAGGCCGACGGCGGCGACTGGGTCTACCGCCGCGACCCGCGGGTGCGCCGCCCGCTCGCCGGGCTGACCGCCGGGGAGGACGGCTTCCGCCGCCTCGCCCCCGAGGTGCAGCTCCTCTACAAGGCCATGGGCACCCGGCCCAAGGACGCGGCCGACGTCGAGACGGTGCTGCCGCTGCTCACCGGCGAGCAGCGGCGCTGGCTGGCCGGCGCCCTCGCGACCGCCCACCCGTCCTGCCCCTGGCGCGCCCGGCTCGGCCGCTGA
- a CDS encoding pyridoxamine 5'-phosphate oxidase family protein gives MEPWGTRSAREGHLEPLDRDTCLALLPTAAIGRLSWPAPGGRPEVVPVNFLLDGGDLVFRTSRHGGEVVAVEHGVPLSFEVDDVEPALRVGWSVLVSGRAEIVTDPAEVARLEELAEAPWVALAEPVFVRLRPAEIIGRRLPLHPGGVTVAPP, from the coding sequence ATGGAGCCGTGGGGAACGCGAAGCGCCCGCGAGGGCCACCTGGAGCCCCTCGACCGTGACACCTGCCTGGCGCTGCTGCCCACCGCCGCCATCGGCCGCCTGTCCTGGCCCGCGCCCGGCGGCCGGCCGGAGGTCGTGCCGGTCAACTTCCTGCTGGACGGCGGCGACCTGGTGTTCCGCACCTCCCGGCACGGCGGCGAGGTGGTGGCGGTGGAGCACGGGGTGCCCCTGTCATTCGAGGTCGACGACGTGGAGCCGGCGCTGCGCGTGGGCTGGAGCGTGCTGGTCAGCGGCCGGGCGGAGATCGTGACCGACCCGGCGGAGGTCGCCCGGCTGGAGGAGCTGGCGGAGGCGCCGTGGGTGGCGCTGGCCGAGCCGGTGTTCGTCCGGCTGCGGCCCGCCGAGATCATCGGCCGCCGGCTGCCCCTGCACCCCGGCGGCGTCACCGTCGCGCCGCCCTGA
- a CDS encoding transglutaminase-like domain-containing protein: MTPPPRDGLGRPAATTWPGRDGLGATPILDLAHPRVLALAADARAAAAGPGRHLLVAAHRLVAARVRPVYALEEGQPASRTLRRGRGSCSQRLAVLEAAARACGIPTRVRGLLVAGRFWHARLPLLRPGRRRGRGL; this comes from the coding sequence ATGACGCCACCTCCGCGTGACGGGCTCGGCCGGCCCGCCGCCACCACCTGGCCGGGGCGGGACGGGCTCGGCGCGACGCCGATCCTCGACCTGGCGCACCCGCGGGTGCTCGCCCTCGCCGCCGACGCCCGCGCCGCCGCCGCGGGACCGGGACGGCACCTGCTGGTCGCGGCCCACCGCCTGGTCGCCGCCCGGGTGCGGCCGGTGTACGCCCTGGAGGAGGGGCAGCCCGCGTCCCGGACGCTGCGGCGGGGGCGCGGCTCGTGCAGCCAGCGGCTCGCGGTGCTGGAGGCGGCGGCCCGCGCCTGCGGGATCCCGACCCGCGTCAGGGGCCTGCTGGTGGCCGGCCGGTTCTGGCACGCCCGCCTGCCGCTGCTGCGCCCGGGACGGCGGCGGGGGCGCGGCCTGTGA
- a CDS encoding helix-turn-helix domain-containing protein, translated as MAAGELGQAVRRWRDRVPPEAAGLPANGRRRAAGLRREELALLAGISVEYVTRLEQGRAAHPSAQVVEALARALRLSADERARLFRLAGLAPPGPGSVPGHIPPSVHRLLDRLTGTPVAVHDATWTLLLANTPYVALMGDPSAWRGHERNGVWRHFLGGAAGRTRHTPESLRAFEEAVVGDLRAAADRYPADPRLRRLVSELRAGSARFAELWDSGVVGRHESGHKTIVHPQAGPVTLDCDVLTVAGNDLRIMIYTAEPGTTDAERLALITVLGTQSLVG; from the coding sequence ATGGCTGCGGGGGAACTGGGGCAGGCGGTGCGGCGGTGGCGGGACCGGGTCCCACCCGAGGCGGCCGGGCTGCCCGCGAACGGGCGGCGGCGGGCGGCCGGGCTGCGCCGCGAGGAGCTGGCCCTGCTGGCCGGCATCTCCGTCGAGTACGTCACCCGCCTCGAACAGGGCCGGGCCGCGCACCCGTCGGCGCAGGTCGTCGAGGCGCTGGCGCGGGCGCTGCGGCTGTCGGCGGACGAACGGGCGCGGCTGTTCCGGCTGGCCGGGCTGGCCCCGCCGGGGCCCGGGTCGGTGCCCGGCCACATCCCGCCGAGCGTGCACCGGCTGCTGGACCGGCTGACCGGCACCCCCGTCGCGGTCCACGACGCGACCTGGACCCTGCTGCTGGCCAACACCCCGTACGTGGCGCTGATGGGCGACCCGTCCGCCTGGCGCGGCCACGAGCGCAACGGCGTGTGGCGGCACTTCCTCGGCGGCGCGGCCGGCCGCACCCGGCACACGCCGGAGTCGCTGCGCGCGTTCGAGGAGGCGGTGGTCGGCGACCTGCGCGCCGCCGCCGACCGCTACCCGGCCGACCCGCGGCTGCGGCGCCTGGTGAGCGAGCTGCGGGCGGGCAGCGCCCGCTTCGCCGAGCTCTGGGACTCCGGCGTGGTCGGCCGGCACGAGAGCGGCCACAAGACCATCGTCCATCCGCAGGCCGGGCCGGTGACGCTCGACTGCGACGTGCTGACGGTGGCGGGCAACGACCTGCGCATCATGATCTACACGGCCGAGCCGGGCACCACGGACGCCGAGCGCCTGGCCCTGATCACCGTCCTCGGCACGCAGTCCCTCGTCGGCTGA